Below is a window of Bacteroidales bacterium DNA.
GATCGTGACTAAGTACAATAGAAAACTTATTTGTATCTATCCCCCTTAAAGCTTTTAATAAATCACCATATTGTTTAAATGGTTTTAATCCCCAATTGTCAACTCCAATTAAAGCAATAGAATCATTCCCTTTGCAAATATAGGTATGGGCATTTCTTAAGTATTTAAAACCATTGTTTGTTAAATATTTTATTAAATCTTTTAAATTTTTTTCCTTTTCGGATGGAGACTTCCAAATAGTATAATCGCCAAAATCATGATTACCAAGAATTGCATATTTACCATAACGAGCATATAACTGTTTAAGGTCATTGTTTATTATGCTTAATTCACTGGCAAACTGATTTACAGCATCTCCTGTAAAAAGAATCAAATCTGCTTTTTGAACATTACAAGAATCTAATATCTTTTTAAATGCCTTTGCATTAAGCCAAAAACTACCCGCATGAATATCAGAAATTTGAATAATCTTAAAACCATCGAAAGTACGTGGCAAGCGATCTATTTTTAATTCTATATGGCTAACCGTTACTTTATTTCTGCCTATAAAAATTCCATACATTAGCATGAATGCCCAAAAAATAGTTACACTCAAAATAGTAAGTTTAAAAGCTATACTATTTAACAAATGCTTATTAAACCTTAACCATATAAAAATAAAAGGAGATATTATTAATAAAAAGACTTTGGGTATTATCCATACCAAATAAAACGAAATAATGTAAAAAATTAAAGTATAACGCTCAAATTGATAATCAAACGAAAACACATAATTAGTGGCGATTCCCAAAACCCCCAAAAATAGAAATGGAACAAAATTCCATAATATCACTTTTTTTAACAAAGTAGGCCTAAAAAAATAAAAACGTACAATTATAGCCGTCAACAACTCCAGTAAAAAAAGAAAAACAAAAAACAGAATCATTACAATGCAAATTTGGAAAATAAATACAGCCTTATTACTTTTGCACAAAAATAAATAATATTATGGCAAATATTCGCAACCTTAAAAAAGATATTGATTTTTTAACCAATGAAGTTATTAGCGATGCATTTTTAGCATTAGGTTTTCATGGCGAAAAAGTAGAAGAAAAAGTAAGTGCATTACTTGAAGAAGTAGTTGAATTTCATAATAATTGCTACGAAAAAATAAATGCTGCACCAACTGGCAAACACAACTCCAATGCAAAACCATATTTTCGTGCCATTAAAACCGACATGGAAAAAAAATACAGCGAATTTTTCGAAAAACTAAGTAATATCATTGCAAACAAATAAGCAACTTTTA
It encodes the following:
- a CDS encoding metallophosphoesterase, giving the protein MILWNFVPFLFLGVLGIATNYVFSFDYQFERYTLIFYIISFYLVWIIPKVFLLIISPFIFIWLRFNKHLLNSIAFKLTILSVTIFWAFMLMYGIFIGRNKVTVSHIELKIDRLPRTFDGFKIIQISDIHAGSFWLNAKAFKKILDSCNVQKADLILFTGDAVNQFASELSIINNDLKQLYARYGKYAILGNHDFGDYTIWKSPSEKEKNLKDLIKYLTNNGFKYLRNAHTYICKGNDSIALIGVDNWGLKPFKQYGDLLKALRGIDTNKFSIVLSHDPTHWDEQIKHSFVRSISLSGHTHAFQFGLDFWGIKWSPSSLKYKKWWGLYNENNNYLYVSRGIGTIGYMGRIGMYPEIVVLTLKCND